A region of Pseudarthrobacter sp. NIBRBAC000502770 DNA encodes the following proteins:
- a CDS encoding ABC transporter ATP-binding protein, whose product MTNPTNVQRSRRSGSNEVPLQTRANTIVKSADHATPLEMRDITIRYGGGKGGAEAVSVVEGFDLTLHAGEMHCVAGRSGSGKTSILTVGAGLTLPTSGRVFWEGDSLESMGDDEIADRRRALIGYVDQGGALIDGMSALENVLLPAVPDGEVDQRRDMAKDLLDLVGLGRRMRHRPAQLSGGERQRVAIARALILGTRVLVVDEPTASLDRASANRIISILKDTTSDGIAVLVASHDHELVRLSDTLTELI is encoded by the coding sequence ATGACAAACCCGACGAACGTCCAGCGGAGCCGCAGGAGCGGCTCCAACGAGGTCCCCCTGCAGACCCGGGCCAACACCATCGTCAAGTCGGCCGACCACGCCACCCCGCTGGAGATGCGCGACATCACCATCCGCTACGGCGGCGGAAAGGGCGGCGCCGAGGCCGTGAGCGTGGTGGAAGGTTTCGACCTGACCCTGCACGCCGGTGAGATGCACTGCGTCGCCGGCCGAAGCGGCTCCGGCAAGACCAGCATCCTGACCGTCGGGGCGGGACTTACCCTGCCGACGTCGGGCCGGGTGTTCTGGGAAGGTGATTCGCTCGAAAGCATGGGCGACGACGAAATCGCCGACCGTCGTCGTGCCCTGATCGGTTACGTGGATCAGGGCGGTGCCCTGATCGACGGCATGAGCGCCCTGGAGAACGTCCTCCTGCCTGCCGTTCCCGACGGCGAGGTGGACCAGCGCCGCGACATGGCCAAGGACCTGCTGGACCTGGTGGGCCTGGGCCGCCGCATGCGGCACCGTCCCGCCCAGCTCTCCGGCGGTGAGCGGCAGCGCGTGGCCATTGCCCGGGCCCTGATCCTCGGCACCCGGGTCCTGGTGGTGGATGAGCCCACCGCCTCCCTGGACCGTGCCTCCGCCAACCGCATCATCAGCATCCTGAAGGACACCACCTCCGACGGCATCGCCGTCCTGGTGGCCTCGCACGACCACGAGCTGGTCCGCCTGAGCGATACCCTGACAGAACTGATCTAG
- a CDS encoding FtsX-like permease family protein — translation MNAVQRFIRSRVLLLTAAILIAAMCLSVVVQSQSQAALNRTVDENSRGLYDILVQAKAPSGALLQPEIANGAGGIGFDQLDSIRKLSGTSVAAPISLVSRVTQNLETPRLDAMDYLGYNAGLAGTATADQAAGATAPDKWPAAESVLTDAAKKYRLTASAVSSDGNSEQTLFKTTAEGTLGKAKLVEEKAAGGSSIRIAAPAGETGIKFPAPAGGSEHNLFNLSVALPMAPEVTESVVAVDPAAERALLGSAGDFLAPLEKAPPADARDAGAVGRYLEGLFTSGISMDQLKEGPDFLGVKLKYWAPLMTQYQQAKRNGQLTTGSQAVPLIVRSGTSLDLKYNVKIEEIDDAGKVVKDVGTVSKSLGKDYLPFVSKDPFVLSWPGSTDHSSLLGATGNFNPGLYTPAKWSTNFAGAPKYTDGDTASNGAVDKTAVPGDWVTVNRLPDKASNGAPVDQTQRNPVDERSYRDNLPTGQQQSAQPLPMVYGTFDPAAVEAASGDVNKLPLGGYDPTPFTLTKDASGKDVPAAELKPSLSATGLASQSAGAITDFYGLAAARGYKQNAAVIDAIRVRAKAPGSWKDAQPEVEKLAAQIRDVGLDATVVAGSAREDTSIFVPGYSKDGAGKESALGTVQQSWVRQNAAEAVAGALSGTNITLLFLTLCGAALLTGASTVSYIRKRRSEAGTLRAMGWTQRRIRSWVLEEFGVGAVLLAAAGIVLSLLSWSLATALVCAAVLVLYCAAALFAARQLRHRDVIDQEPQHDERLIPVDSPLTFAHRQLSTNKFNTLSLAVAVGVFGAAVGGLIALLIDIPRAAGASALSGLAAASVTLPSILLALSGVAVGLVLTLVTGRFELNAKRQYLGILQAMGWNPDMLRQVRLFENALVGTVALPLGVLGALGIGLLLAPYAAIWAAVAGLVAVICWIPIATKVVQ, via the coding sequence ATGAACGCCGTCCAGAGGTTCATCAGAAGCAGGGTGCTGCTGTTGACCGCGGCCATCTTGATCGCAGCCATGTGCTTGTCGGTCGTCGTCCAAAGCCAGTCACAGGCTGCACTCAACCGGACGGTCGATGAAAACTCGAGGGGTCTCTACGACATCCTGGTCCAGGCCAAGGCGCCCTCCGGGGCGCTTCTGCAGCCCGAAATCGCCAACGGCGCGGGCGGCATCGGCTTCGACCAGCTGGACTCCATCCGGAAGCTGTCCGGCACGTCCGTGGCCGCCCCCATCAGCCTGGTCTCGCGCGTCACCCAGAACCTGGAGACGCCCCGCCTCGACGCCATGGATTACCTGGGCTACAACGCCGGACTGGCCGGCACCGCCACGGCGGACCAGGCCGCCGGCGCCACCGCCCCGGACAAGTGGCCGGCAGCGGAGTCCGTCCTGACCGATGCCGCCAAGAAGTACCGCCTCACCGCCAGCGCCGTGAGCTCCGACGGGAACTCCGAGCAAACCCTGTTCAAGACCACGGCCGAGGGCACGCTGGGCAAGGCGAAGCTCGTCGAGGAGAAGGCCGCCGGCGGCAGCAGCATCCGCATCGCCGCGCCGGCAGGGGAGACGGGCATCAAGTTCCCTGCGCCCGCCGGCGGGTCCGAGCACAACCTCTTCAACCTCTCCGTGGCACTCCCGATGGCCCCCGAGGTCACCGAATCCGTCGTGGCCGTCGACCCTGCCGCCGAGCGGGCACTCCTCGGTTCCGCCGGCGACTTCCTGGCTCCGCTGGAGAAGGCGCCGCCGGCAGATGCCCGCGACGCCGGCGCCGTGGGCCGCTACCTGGAAGGCCTCTTCACCAGCGGCATCAGCATGGACCAGCTCAAGGAAGGCCCCGACTTCCTGGGCGTTAAGCTCAAGTACTGGGCGCCCCTGATGACCCAGTACCAGCAGGCCAAGCGCAACGGCCAGCTGACCACCGGTTCGCAGGCGGTACCGCTGATCGTGCGCTCCGGCACCTCGCTGGACCTGAAGTACAACGTCAAGATCGAGGAAATTGACGACGCCGGCAAGGTCGTCAAGGACGTCGGCACCGTCTCGAAATCCCTGGGCAAGGATTACCTGCCGTTTGTTTCCAAGGACCCCTTCGTGTTGTCCTGGCCGGGTTCGACCGACCACTCCTCGCTGCTGGGCGCCACCGGCAACTTCAACCCGGGCCTGTACACTCCGGCCAAGTGGAGCACCAATTTCGCCGGCGCCCCCAAGTACACAGACGGAGACACCGCGTCCAACGGTGCCGTGGACAAGACGGCAGTTCCCGGGGATTGGGTCACCGTCAACCGACTTCCCGACAAGGCGTCCAACGGCGCGCCGGTCGACCAGACCCAGCGCAACCCGGTTGACGAGCGGTCCTACCGCGACAACCTGCCCACCGGCCAGCAGCAGTCTGCGCAGCCGCTGCCCATGGTCTACGGTACGTTCGACCCCGCCGCGGTGGAGGCCGCCTCCGGCGACGTCAACAAGCTGCCGCTGGGCGGCTACGATCCCACCCCGTTTACCCTGACAAAGGACGCCTCCGGCAAGGACGTTCCAGCCGCGGAGCTGAAGCCGTCGCTCAGCGCCACCGGACTGGCCAGCCAGTCCGCCGGTGCCATCACGGACTTCTACGGACTCGCCGCCGCGCGCGGCTACAAGCAGAACGCCGCCGTCATCGATGCCATCCGCGTCCGCGCCAAGGCGCCGGGCAGCTGGAAGGACGCCCAGCCTGAGGTGGAGAAGCTCGCCGCGCAGATCCGGGACGTGGGCCTTGACGCCACCGTGGTGGCGGGTTCCGCCCGTGAAGACACCAGCATCTTCGTTCCCGGCTACTCCAAGGACGGCGCCGGAAAGGAATCGGCTCTCGGCACGGTCCAGCAGTCCTGGGTCCGCCAGAATGCCGCGGAGGCCGTGGCAGGGGCACTTTCGGGAACCAACATCACCCTCCTGTTCCTGACGCTGTGCGGGGCGGCACTCCTCACCGGCGCCTCGACTGTGAGCTACATCCGCAAACGCCGCAGTGAGGCCGGAACCCTGCGGGCCATGGGCTGGACCCAGCGCCGGATCCGAAGCTGGGTACTCGAGGAATTCGGCGTCGGGGCCGTGCTGCTTGCCGCGGCGGGCATCGTGCTGAGCCTGCTGAGCTGGAGTCTGGCCACCGCACTGGTGTGCGCCGCCGTCCTGGTGCTCTACTGTGCTGCAGCGCTGTTCGCCGCCCGGCAGCTGCGCCACCGCGACGTGATCGACCAGGAACCGCAGCACGACGAACGCCTCATCCCCGTCGATTCGCCGCTCACCTTCGCCCACCGGCAGCTGAGCACCAACAAGTTCAACACCTTGTCGCTCGCCGTCGCGGTCGGTGTCTTCGGCGCGGCAGTGGGCGGCCTGATTGCCCTGCTGATCGATATTCCCCGCGCCGCCGGTGCCAGCGCATTGAGCGGCCTGGCCGCCGCCAGCGTGACGCTCCCAAGCATCCTGCTGGCACTGTCCGGCGTGGCAGTGGGGCTGGTCCTGACCCTGGTGACGGGCCGGTTCGAGCTCAACGCCAAACGCCAGTACCTGGGCATCCTCCAGGCCATGGGCTGGAACCCGGACATGCTCCGCCAGGTGCGGTTGTTCGAGAACGCGCTGGTGGGAACCGTGGCCCTGCCGCTGGGCGTGCTGGGCGCCCTGGGCATCGGCCTGCTGCTGGCCCCCTATGCAGCCATCTGGGCTGCCGTGGCTGGGCTGGTGGCTGTAATTTGCTGGATACCGATTGCAACGAAAGTGGTCCAATGA
- the serA gene encoding phosphoglycerate dehydrogenase: MSKPVVLLAEELSPATVEALGPDFEIRQTDGADRSQLLSAISDVDAILVRSATQVDAEAIAAAKNLKVIARAGVGLDNVDIKAATQAGVMVVNAPTSNIVSAAELTVGHILSLARHIPQASAALKDGEWKRSKYTGIELFEKKIGIIGLGRIGALVAARLKGFDTKILAYDPYITSARAAQLGVQLVTLDELLAQSDFITIHMPKTPETVGMLGADAFKKMKPTAYVVNVARGGLVDEEALFTALQDGEIAGAGVDVFAKEPSTDLPFFKLDNVVVTPHLGASTDEAQEKAGVSVAKSVRLALAGELVPDAVNVAGGVIAPDVRPGIPLIEKLGRIFTALTHASLTQFDVEVAGEISSLDVKVLELAALKGIFADVVTEQVSYVNAPVIAEQRGINVRLITTPDTESYRNVLTLRGALSDGSQISVAGTLTGPKQIEKLVGINGFEVEIPISEHLVVVAYTDRPGVIGTIGHILGMNNINIAGMQVARSDEGGKVLALLTIDSSVPQQVLDAIKAGIGAEMVREVDLED, translated from the coding sequence GTGTCAAAACCCGTAGTACTGCTCGCCGAAGAACTTTCCCCCGCCACCGTCGAGGCCCTTGGCCCGGACTTTGAAATCCGACAGACCGACGGCGCAGACCGTTCCCAGCTACTCTCGGCGATCAGCGACGTAGACGCCATCCTGGTCCGCTCCGCCACCCAGGTGGACGCCGAAGCGATCGCCGCGGCCAAGAACCTGAAGGTCATCGCGCGCGCCGGGGTGGGCCTGGACAATGTGGACATCAAGGCCGCAACCCAGGCAGGCGTGATGGTGGTCAACGCCCCCACGTCCAACATCGTGTCCGCCGCCGAACTCACCGTGGGCCACATCCTCAGCCTGGCCCGCCACATCCCGCAGGCCAGCGCCGCCCTCAAGGACGGCGAATGGAAGCGCTCCAAGTACACCGGCATCGAACTGTTCGAAAAGAAGATCGGCATCATCGGCCTGGGCCGCATCGGCGCCCTGGTGGCGGCCCGCCTCAAGGGCTTCGACACCAAGATCCTTGCCTACGACCCCTACATCACCTCCGCCCGTGCCGCGCAGCTCGGCGTGCAGCTGGTCACCCTGGACGAACTCCTGGCACAGTCCGACTTCATCACCATCCACATGCCCAAGACCCCCGAGACCGTGGGCATGCTGGGCGCGGACGCGTTCAAGAAGATGAAGCCGACCGCCTACGTGGTCAACGTCGCCCGTGGCGGCCTCGTCGATGAAGAAGCACTCTTCACGGCCCTGCAGGACGGCGAAATCGCCGGTGCCGGCGTGGACGTCTTCGCCAAGGAACCCAGCACCGACCTGCCGTTCTTCAAGCTCGACAACGTCGTGGTCACCCCCCACCTGGGCGCCTCCACGGACGAAGCACAGGAAAAGGCCGGCGTCTCCGTGGCCAAGTCCGTCCGCCTGGCCCTCGCCGGCGAGCTCGTGCCGGACGCCGTCAACGTCGCCGGCGGCGTCATCGCCCCCGACGTCCGCCCGGGCATCCCGCTGATTGAGAAGCTGGGCCGCATCTTCACCGCCCTGACCCACGCCTCCCTGACCCAGTTCGACGTCGAAGTGGCCGGCGAAATCTCCTCGCTCGACGTCAAGGTGCTTGAGCTCGCCGCGCTGAAGGGCATCTTCGCCGACGTCGTGACCGAGCAGGTCTCCTACGTCAACGCGCCCGTCATCGCCGAGCAGCGCGGCATCAATGTCCGCCTCATCACCACCCCCGACACTGAGTCGTACCGCAACGTCCTGACCCTGCGCGGCGCCCTCAGCGACGGCAGCCAGATCTCCGTGGCGGGCACCCTGACCGGCCCCAAGCAGATCGAGAAGCTGGTGGGCATCAACGGGTTCGAGGTGGAAATCCCCATCAGCGAACACCTCGTGGTGGTTGCCTACACCGACCGGCCGGGCGTGATCGGAACCATCGGCCACATCCTGGGCATGAACAACATCAACATCGCCGGCATGCAGGTTGCGCGCTCCGATGAGGGCGGCAAGGTCCTCGCCCTGCTGACCATCGACAGCTCCGTCCCGCAGCAGGTGCTGGACGCCATCAAGGCAGGTATCGGCGCCGAAATGGTCCGGGAAGTGGACCTGGAAGACTAG
- the ilvC gene encoding ketol-acid reductoisomerase, protein MTEMFYDDDADLSIIQGRKVAIVGYGSQGHAHALNLRDSGVEVVIALKDGSKSTAKAEDAGFTVKNVADAAEWADVIMILAPDQHQRAIYNDSIKDKLTPGKALAFAHGFNIRFGYIQAPEGVDVILIAPKAPGHTVRREFEAGRGIPDIIAVEQDASGNAWELAKSYAKAIGGTRAGVIKTTFTEETETDLFGEQAVLCGGVSQLVQYGFETLTEAGYQPQIAYFEVLHELKLIVDLMWEGGIAKQRWSVSDTAEYGDYVSGPRVITPEVKENMKAVLADIQSGAFAKRFIEDQDNGAVEFKELRAKAEQHPIEAVGRELRSLFSWQQQDVDYVEGSAAR, encoded by the coding sequence GTGACTGAAATGTTTTACGACGATGACGCCGACCTGTCGATCATCCAGGGCCGCAAGGTTGCCATCGTTGGCTACGGTTCCCAGGGCCACGCCCACGCGCTCAACCTGCGCGATTCCGGCGTCGAGGTCGTCATCGCGCTGAAGGACGGCTCCAAGTCGACCGCCAAGGCCGAGGACGCCGGCTTCACGGTCAAGAACGTCGCCGACGCCGCCGAATGGGCCGACGTCATCATGATCCTGGCACCGGACCAGCACCAGCGCGCCATTTACAACGACTCCATCAAGGACAAGCTGACCCCCGGCAAGGCCCTGGCCTTCGCCCACGGCTTCAACATCCGCTTCGGCTACATCCAGGCTCCGGAGGGCGTCGACGTCATCCTGATCGCCCCGAAGGCTCCGGGCCACACCGTGCGCCGCGAGTTCGAAGCCGGCCGCGGCATCCCGGACATCATCGCCGTGGAGCAGGACGCATCCGGCAACGCCTGGGAGCTGGCCAAGTCGTACGCCAAGGCCATCGGCGGCACCCGCGCCGGCGTCATCAAGACCACCTTCACCGAAGAGACCGAAACGGACCTCTTCGGTGAGCAGGCCGTACTGTGCGGCGGTGTTTCCCAGCTGGTCCAGTACGGTTTCGAGACCCTCACCGAAGCCGGCTACCAGCCGCAGATCGCCTACTTCGAGGTACTGCACGAGCTCAAGCTCATCGTCGACCTCATGTGGGAAGGCGGCATCGCCAAGCAGCGCTGGAGCGTCTCCGACACGGCAGAATACGGCGACTACGTCTCCGGCCCGCGCGTCATCACCCCCGAGGTGAAGGAAAACATGAAGGCCGTCCTGGCCGACATTCAGTCCGGTGCGTTTGCCAAGCGCTTCATCGAGGACCAGGACAACGGCGCCGTCGAGTTCAAGGAACTGCGCGCCAAGGCCGAGCAGCACCCCATCGAGGCCGTTGGCCGCGAGCTGCGCTCCCTGTTCTCCTGGCAGCAGCAGGACGTGGACTACGTGGAAGGCTCCGCGGCCCGCTAA
- the ilvN gene encoding acetolactate synthase small subunit, translating into MTRHTLSVLVEDKPGVLTRVASLFARRAFNINSLAVGPTEVPGVSRMTVVVDADGDLIEQVTKQLNKLVNVIKIVELTPESSVQRDHILVKVRADAATRLQVTQAADLFRASVVDVSTDSVVIEATGHPEKLTALLSVLEPFGIREIVQSGTLAVGRGSRSMSDRALRSA; encoded by the coding sequence ATGACCCGCCACACACTTTCCGTCCTGGTTGAGGACAAGCCCGGCGTCCTGACCCGCGTGGCCAGCCTCTTTGCCCGGCGCGCCTTCAACATCAACTCCCTGGCCGTTGGCCCCACCGAAGTGCCGGGCGTGTCCCGCATGACGGTGGTGGTCGACGCCGACGGCGACCTGATCGAACAGGTCACCAAGCAGCTCAACAAGCTGGTGAACGTCATCAAGATCGTTGAGCTCACCCCCGAATCTTCCGTACAGCGCGACCACATCCTGGTCAAGGTACGTGCGGATGCCGCAACACGCCTGCAGGTAACCCAGGCCGCAGACCTGTTCCGCGCCTCAGTGGTCGACGTATCCACCGACTCCGTCGTCATCGAGGCCACCGGCCATCCCGAAAAGCTCACAGCCCTGCTCTCAGTGCTGGAGCCCTTCGGCATCCGCGAAATTGTGCAGTCCGGCACCCTGGCCGTTGGACGGGGATCCCGCTCCATGAGTGACCGGGCGCTCCGCTCCGCCTAG
- a CDS encoding acetolactate synthase large subunit, which translates to MSKGSPISPSLMATKSAGASKAPERADRTADHAAVVADLAAASPVLGPNNVVPPTVMTGSQAIVRSLEELGVDDIFGLPGGAILPTYDPLMASTMNHVLVRHEQGAGHAAQGYAMVTGRVGVCIATSGPGATNLVTAIMDAHMDSVPLVAITGQVSSGVIGTDAFQEADIVGITMPITKHSFLVTDPNDIPHVMAEAFHLASTGRPGPVLVDVAKDAQVGQMTFSWPPKIDLPGYRPVTRGHNKQVREAAKLIAASTKPVLYVGGGVVKAHASAELLALAEATGAPVVTTLMAKGAFPDSHPQHVGMPGMHGSVSAVTALQQSDLLITLGARFDDRVTGVLKTFAPNAKVIHADIDPAEISKNRTADVPIVGSVKEIIPELTEAVRSQFEASGTPDLTTWWAFLNNLKETYPLGWTEPDDGLIAPQKVIKRIGELTGPDGVYVAGVGQHQMWAAQFIKYERPHAWLNSGGAGTMGYAVPAAMGAKVGNPDRVVWAIDGDGCFQMTNQELATCAINKIPIKVAVINNSSLGMVRQWQTLFYEGRYSNTDLNTGHDTVRIPDFVKLGEAYGCASFRVEREEDIDATIQKALEINDRPVVIDFVVSPNSMVWPMVPAGVSNDQIQVARNMTPEWEEED; encoded by the coding sequence ATGAGCAAAGGATCGCCCATCAGCCCCTCGCTGATGGCCACCAAGTCCGCTGGAGCCTCCAAGGCTCCGGAACGCGCCGACCGGACGGCTGACCACGCCGCCGTCGTCGCCGACCTTGCTGCCGCCTCTCCTGTCCTTGGGCCGAACAACGTCGTACCCCCGACGGTGATGACCGGCTCGCAAGCAATCGTCCGCTCGCTCGAAGAACTCGGCGTCGACGACATTTTCGGTTTGCCTGGTGGCGCGATCCTGCCCACCTACGACCCCCTGATGGCCTCCACCATGAACCACGTGCTGGTCCGTCACGAACAGGGAGCCGGCCACGCCGCGCAAGGCTACGCCATGGTCACCGGGCGGGTTGGCGTCTGCATCGCCACCTCGGGCCCCGGGGCCACCAACCTCGTTACCGCCATCATGGATGCCCACATGGACTCCGTGCCCCTGGTGGCCATCACCGGCCAGGTTTCCAGCGGCGTGATCGGCACCGATGCCTTCCAGGAAGCCGACATCGTGGGTATCACGATGCCCATTACCAAGCATTCCTTCCTGGTAACGGACCCCAACGACATCCCGCACGTTATGGCAGAGGCCTTCCACCTGGCCTCCACCGGCCGCCCCGGTCCCGTGCTGGTGGACGTTGCCAAGGATGCCCAGGTGGGCCAGATGACTTTCTCCTGGCCCCCGAAAATCGACCTGCCGGGCTACCGGCCGGTGACCCGCGGCCACAACAAGCAGGTCCGTGAAGCGGCCAAACTCATTGCCGCCTCCACCAAGCCTGTCCTGTACGTGGGCGGAGGCGTGGTCAAGGCGCACGCCTCCGCCGAGCTGCTCGCCCTCGCCGAAGCCACCGGCGCGCCGGTGGTGACCACCCTGATGGCCAAGGGCGCGTTCCCGGACTCCCACCCGCAGCACGTCGGCATGCCCGGCATGCACGGCAGCGTTTCCGCCGTCACGGCCCTGCAGCAGTCCGACCTGCTCATCACGCTCGGCGCGCGCTTCGATGACCGCGTTACCGGCGTGCTGAAGACCTTCGCGCCCAACGCCAAGGTCATCCACGCCGACATCGATCCTGCGGAAATTTCCAAGAACCGCACCGCTGACGTTCCCATCGTTGGGTCCGTCAAGGAGATCATCCCGGAACTGACCGAGGCCGTGCGCAGCCAGTTCGAGGCTTCCGGAACCCCGGACCTCACCACCTGGTGGGCTTTCCTGAACAACCTCAAGGAAACCTACCCGCTGGGCTGGACGGAACCGGACGACGGATTGATCGCACCGCAGAAGGTCATCAAGCGGATCGGTGAGCTGACCGGCCCCGACGGCGTGTACGTGGCAGGCGTCGGCCAGCACCAGATGTGGGCCGCCCAGTTCATCAAGTACGAACGCCCGCACGCCTGGCTGAACTCGGGCGGCGCCGGCACCATGGGATACGCCGTCCCGGCGGCCATGGGCGCGAAGGTGGGCAACCCGGACCGCGTGGTCTGGGCCATCGACGGTGACGGCTGCTTCCAGATGACCAACCAGGAGTTGGCCACCTGCGCCATCAACAAAATCCCCATCAAGGTGGCTGTTATCAATAACTCCTCGCTGGGCATGGTGCGGCAGTGGCAGACCCTCTTCTACGAGGGCCGCTACTCCAACACCGACCTCAATACCGGCCATGACACGGTCCGCATCCCGGATTTCGTCAAGCTGGGGGAGGCCTATGGCTGCGCGTCGTTCCGGGTTGAACGGGAGGAAGACATCGATGCCACCATCCAGAAGGCCCTCGAAATCAACGACCGCCCCGTGGTCATCGATTTCGTAGTGAGCCCCAACTCCATGGTGTGGCCAATGGTGCCCGCCGGCGTGAGCAACGACCAGATCCAGGTTGCCCGCAACATGACCCCGGAATGGGAAGAGGAAGACTGA